GCAACCGGTCGTGCAGCCGGGCGGGGTCGAGGGTCGCCTTGTCGAGCGGCACGGGGTCCATCCGCAGCCTGTTCTCCGCGTAGGCCAGCACGCTGCGCACCATCTGCTCGGTGGTCTGGTCGACGGAGTGCATCAGCGCTCGCCCTCCCCGGGCGTGCCACGCCCCTCGAGCAGCGGCTGGAGCGGGTTCCACGTCGTGCCGTCCCGGGCGTCCTGGCGGCGGCGCGCGATCGCGCTCAGCGACTCCAGCACCACCCGGTTGGCCAGGGCGGCGGTGATGCCGGCGTGGTCGTAGGGCGGGCTGACCTCGACGACGTCGACGCCGACCACGGGCAGCTCCAGGCAGATGCGGCGTACGGCGTCGAGCAGCTCGCGCGCGGTGAGCCCACCCGGCTCGGGGGTGCCCGTGCCGGGGGCGTGCCCGGGGTCGCAGACATCGACGTCGACGGAGAGGAAGACGCCCTCGCACTCGTCCGTGGCGATCGCGAACGCCTCGGTCAGGCACTCCGCGAAGCCGCGGTGGACGATCTCGGTCATCTCGTAGGACCGCATCGTCTTGCCGGCCATCCAGTCGAGCGTGTCCGGCTCGGGCCAGTAGCCGCGCAGGCCCATCTGCAGGAACCGGTCGCCGCGCAGCGCGCCCGACTCGATGAGCCGGCGCATCGGCTGGCCGTGGCCCCACAGCGACCCGAACTCGATGTCGCCGGTGTCGGCGTGCGCGTCGAAGTGGATCATCGAGACCCGGCCGTGGCCGAGCACGTTGGCCACGCCCTTAGCGTCCGGGTAGGCGATGGAGTGGTCGCCGCCGAGCACCACCGGGATGGCGCCGGCGCGGGCGACCTTCTCGACGGCCGCCTCCAGGGCGGGCAGCGAGCGCTCGATGTCGCCGGAGTACATCTCCACGTCGCCGGCGTCGACGACGCGCAGGTCCTTGAGGCCGTCGGTGCGCAGCGCCAGGCTGGGCCGCGAGCCGTCGTGGGGCAGGTAGTCCTGCTCCCGGATCGCCTGCGGCCCGAAGCGCGCCCCGGGCCGGTGCGAGGTGCCGCCGTCGAAAGGGGCGCCGAGGATGACGACGTCCGCGTCGGCGTACGTCGCGGGCTCGTCGAGGTCGCACCGGTCGACGCCCAGGAAGGTGAAGTCGGGGCCGAACTGTTGGCCGTAGCGGGTCATGCTCCGGAGTCTGGCAGCATCGCCGCCACGCGTCGCCCCCTGGACGTCGCGACGCAGGTCGGCGGGAATATCCCGGCCTCCCCCGGCGTCCCTCCCCTGTGTCCGTCGCCCCGCCCACCGCCGCCCCCGTGGCGTACGGCGCACCGGCGGGCCGCTGGATCCTGCTGGCCACCGTGCTCGGCTCGAGCATGGCGATGCTCGACGGCACCATCGTCAACGTCGCACTGCCGGCGATCGGCGAGGACCTCGACGCCGGGATCGGCGGCCTGCAGTGGACCGTCAACGGCTACACGCTGACGCTCGCCGCCTTCATCCTCCTCGGCGGCGCGGCCGGCGACCGGTTCGGCCGCCGCCGGGTCTTCCTGGTCGGGGTGGTCGGCTTCGCGCTGGCCTCGCTGCTCTGCGGGCTCGCCCCGAACGTCGAGACGCTCGTCGCCGCGCGGGCGCTGCAGGGCGTGGCGGGTGCGCTGCTGACCCCCGGCAGCCTGGCGATCCTCCAGGCGTCGTTCTCGGGCCCCGACCGTGGCCGCGCGATCGGGGCGTGGTCGGGCCTCGGCGGCATCGCGGCCGCCGTCGGTCCGTTCCTCGGCGGCTGGCTCGTCGACGTCGCCTCGTGGCGCTGGGTGTTCCTGCTCAACGTGCCGGTCGCGCTCGCGGTGGTGGCGGTCGCCGTACGCCACGTGCCGGAGAGCCGCGACCCCGACAGCGTCCCGGGCACCGACGTCCGTGGTGCTGCGCTCGGCGTGCTGTTCCTCAGCGGGCTGACCTTCGCCCTCGTCTCCTGGGGCGAGCGGGGGCTGACCGCTGCCCCGACGTGGGGTGCGCTGGTCCTCGCGGTGACCGCCGGGGCCGCGTTCGTGCGCGTCGAGCGCCGCGCCGCCCACCCGATGCTGCCGCCGGACATCTTCGTCTCCCCGCTCTTCCGGGTCACCAACGTCGTGACGTTCGTGGTCTACGCCGCCCTCGGCGGCATCTTCTTCCTGCTGGTGCTGACGTTGCAGACCGCTGTCGGCTTCGGGCCCGTGCTGGCCGGGGCCTCCCTGCTGCCGATCACCGTGATCATGCTGGCGCTCTCCGCGCGGGCCGGCGAGCTGGCCGAGCGCATCGGCCCCCGGCTGCCGATGACGGTCGGTCCCGCCCTGTCCGCCGCGGGCACGCTGCTCCTGCTCCGGGTCGACCAGGACGCGTCGTACGTCGCGGACGTCCTGCCAGGCGTCACGCTCTTCGGGCTCGGGCTGGCCGCCACCGTCGCGCCGCTGACGACGACCGTCCTCGCCGCGGCGCCGGACCGGCACGCCGGCCTGGCCAGCGGCGTCAACAACGCCGTCGCCCGCACGGCCGGGCTGCTGGCGGTCGCGGCGCTCCCGGTCGTGGTCGGGCTCAACGCCGCGTACGGCGACCCGGCCGCCGAGATCGCCGCCTTCCACCGGGCCGCCCTGGTCTGCGCCGGCCTCCTGGCCCTCGGCAGCGTGGTCGCCGCGACCCGGGTACGCCGGTCCGCGGCCTCCGCCGGCCCCGACGAGCCGCTCCCCGAGCCCTCCCCGTGCCGTCGTCACTGCGCCGTCGAGGCCCCGCCCTGGCAGCCCGCCGACGAGCCCGTCCCCACCCCCTGACGCCCGCCCCGCGTCGTCAACGACCCAGCACCCCAACCCCACGTCGTGAACGACGCCAGGCACCCGTCACGCGTCGTCAACGACACCAGGCCTCCCCCGACGCCCCTCCGACCGGCCCCACGTCGTTGACGACACCTGGCCCGAATCGACCCGCTGAGCCGACCCCGCTGGCCTCGATCACACGGACCGCGAGGGGCCCTCGCTCAGGGCAGGTTCTCGACCTCGACGACCGGGACGTCCCCTGCCGGGGTGAACCCGAAGACCTGGCCGTAGAACGACAGCTCGCTCTCGAGCGCCCGCGCCTGGTTGGCGGGGTCGCGGAAGCCGTGGCCCTCACCGTCGAACATCACCAGCGCCACGGGCAGCCCCTTGACCCTCACCGCCTCGAACATCAGCTCGGCCTGGTCGGGCGGCACCACCTTGTCCTCGGTGCCCTGCAGCAGGATCAGCGGCGTCGCGAGCCGGTCGACGTGGTGGATCGGCGAGCGAGCCGTGTAGACGTCCTCCCCCGACGGCCACGGCGCCACGAGCCCGTCGAGGTAGCGCGACTCGAGCTTGTGGGTGTCGCGGGCCAGCGCGGCGAGGTCGCTGATGCCGAAATGGCTGGCCCCGGCGGCGAACGCGTCGGTGAAGGTCAGGGCCGCGAGCGTGGTGTAGCCGCCCGCGCTGCCTCCGGTGATCGCCACCTTCGCCGGGTCGACGCGCCCCTGGTCGGCGAGGTGCCGGGCCCCGCTCGCGACGTCGGCCACCTCGGCCACGCCCCACTGGCCGTCGAGCCGCTCGCGGTAGGCCCGGCCGTAGCCGGTCGAGCCCGCGTAGTTCACGTCGAGCACCGCGAAGCCGCGGGAGGTCCAGAACGTCCGGGCCCGGGTGTACGCCGCTGGCGCCGCGGCCGTCGGGCCGCCGTGCAGCGTGACGATCAGCGGGGGGAGCTCCCCGTCGGGGGCGGCCGCGTCGGGGTTGGTCGGCGGGTAGAGGAAGCCGTGGGCGGTCGCCCCGTCCCCGCCCAGCTCGGTGAGGCTGGTCCAGCTGACGGCCTCGGGCGTGCTGACCCAGGCCGGGTCCGGCGCCTCGGGCTGCCCCGACACCGACCGGGTGGTGCCGTCGCGCAGGTCGATCGTGACCACGTCGGACGGCCGGTCGGTGAACGTCGCCCGACAGGTGGCGTGGTGCTCGCCGACGGCGCGCAGGTCGAACACGCCGGTGACGTCGGTGGGGACCTCGGTGACCTCGCCGGTCGCGGGGTCGAGCAGGCACACCGAGCAGAAGCCGTCCGTGAAGCGGGTCGTCACGATCCGGCCGTCCGGCAGCAGGTCGTACGACGACTGGTCGGGCGTCCACCGGGGCTGGCCGAAGTCGCGCTCCTCGGGGGCGAGGACCACCGGCTCGCTCGACGCGGCCGGCGCCGTGCCCGCGGCGTCGAGAGGCGCGAGCTGCACGGCGGAGAAGTTGCTCCAGCCAGAGCGGTCGGACAGGAACACCACCCGGTCGTCGGAGAGCCAGCGCGGCTGCTCGACGGACTCGCTCACCCCGCCGGCCACCACCCGGGCGTCGTGCAGGTCCCCGGCTTCGTCGACCGAGGCGACCCACAGCCACGTGCCGATCCACGCCATGTTCGGGTGGTCCCACTGCAGCCAGGCGATCCGCCGGCCGTCGGGCGACAGCGTCGGGTCGAGGACGAAGTCCGGACCCTCCTCGGCGCCCGCCTCCGGGCCCCGGTCGACCGGCCGCCGCTTGCCTGCCACCAGCACGACCCCGAGGTCCTCGTTGGGGCCGTCGAGGTCGATCCGAACCAACGACGTCACGGGCTCGACGGACGGGTCGCGCTGGTCCTCGCGCAGGCAGAAGGCGACACCGCGCGCGGCGTCGACCCGGAAGCACGACCACCGCACCTGTCCACCGGTGTCGGGCGTGACGGGCCGCGGCTGCCCGACCTCGACGCCCTGCTCCCCGGAGACCACGTCGACGCGGTGGACCCGCTGGTCGGAGAAGTCGACGTACAGCGCGAGGCCGCCGTCGGGCCCGCCCACGGCGACGGCTCCGCCGCCGTACTCGTGGAAGGCGGTGCGCACGTTGCAGCCCGCCGCGGACACGTCCACGGCCTCCCCCGCCTCGCCGCGCACCAGCGTGAGCCGACCGGCGTCGGTGGGGCGCGCCTCGAGCCACCACACCGAGCGGCCGCCGACGACCGGTGTCGTCCGCACGGTGCCCGCCGTCACCGTGTCGCGGGCTGAGAACGGTGAGGGCCAGGCGCCGTGCGTCGCGGTGGTCCGGTCGGTCGGGTCGGTCGCGTCGCTGCTCATCGCGTCACCCTAGATCGCGCGTCCGACAACGCTCCGGGTCACTGCGGTGCGGACCCGGGTGCCAGACTCGCGCCGTGATCGCCTTCGTCAACGGGTCCCTCTTCGACGGCCACCACCACCGCGGCCGACTGACCGGCGCCGTCCTCGTCGACGACGGCCGCATCGTCGCCGTCGACGCCCCCCGCGCCGACGTCCCGTCCGGGGCCGAGGTCGTCGACCTCGACGGCGGCCTGCTCGGCCCCGGCTTCGTCGACGCGCACGTCCACGCGGTGCAGGGCGGCCTCGAGCGCATCCGCTGCGACCTGTCGGAGGACCGCACGCGCGAGGACTACCTGCGCCGCATCTCCGCGTACGCCGCCTCCCACCCCGACCTGCCGTGGATCCTCGGGGGCGGCTGGTCGATGGCAGCGTTCGAGAACGGCGCCGCCCTCGCCGCCGACCTCGACGCCGTGGTGCCCGACCGCCCCGTCTACCTGCTCAACCGCGACCACCACGGCGCCTGGGTCAACAGCCTCGCGATGCGCACGGCCGGCATCACCGACACCTCCCCCGACCCGGCCCACGGCCACTTCGAGCGCGACGCCCAGGGCCGCCCCTCGGGCACGCTCCACGAGGGCGCGATGGACCTCGTCCAGGCGATCGTGCCGGCGACGACCGACGAGGAGTACTACCGCGGCCTGCTCGAGGGTCAGTCCTACCTGCACTCCCTTGGCGTCACCGGCTGGCAGGACGCGATCGTCGGCGCCTACGGCGGCATCGACGACCCCGGCCCGACGTACGCCGCCGCCGCGCGCAACGGCGACCTGACCGCCTTCGTCGTCGGCGCGCTCTGGTGGGACCGGGACGTCGACGAGTCCCAGATCGCCAGCCTGGAGGAGCGCCGCCGCGACTTCTCGCACGGCCGGTTCCGGGCGACCAGCGTCAAGATCATGCAGGACGGCATCCTGGAGAACGGCACGGCCGCGGTCAGCGCGCCGTACCTCGACCGGTGCGGGCACGCGACCACCAACACCGGGCACTCCTTCGTCGACCCGGCCGCGCTGCGGCGCTACCTCCCCCTGCTGGAGGAGGCCGGGTTCCAGGTCCACGTCCACGCCATCGGCGACCGTGGGGTGGCCGAGGCGCTCGACGCCTTCGCCACCGTGTCCCAGCAGGGCCCGAGCCCGTTGCGCCACCACCTCGCGCACCTGCAGCTCGTCGCGCCCGACGACGTCCGCCGCTTCGCCGAGCTCGGCGTGACCGCGAACATGCAGGCGCTGTGGGCCTGCTACGACGAGCAGATGACCGAGCTGACGCTGCCGTTCCTCGACCCCGCCGCCGTGCCGCGGCAGTACCCGTTCGCCGAGCTCCACCGCGCCGGCGCCCCGCTGGCGATGGGCAGCGACTGGCCCGTCAGCACGCCCGACCCGCTGCAGGCGATCCACGTCGCGGTCAACCGCTGGGCGTACGGCGAGCCGGGCCGGGCCGGCAGCGAGCCGCTCCTGCCCGAGCAGGCGCTCGACCTGGAGACCGCGTTCGCCGCCTACACGAGCGGCTCGGCGTGGGTGAACCACCGCGAGGACGAGGTCGGCGCGGTCCGCCCGGGCCTGGCCGCCGACCTCGTCGTGCTCGACCGCGACCCGTTCACCGCCGACGTCGCCGAGATCGGCGCCGCCCGCGTGGTCGCGACCTACGTGGAGGGCCGCCCCGTCCTGGGGCCTCGGCCTAGGTGCGCGCCGGCTCGCTGACCACCACGTGGTGCACGGGTACGTCGTACCGCTCCCGGGCACTGCTGACGACGTCGTGGCGCAGCCAGGTCGAGACGTCCTCGGGGTGGGTCGAGATCACGATGTGGTCCGGCTGGAACGACCGCACCGCGGCGTCGAGCGCGACCAGCGGCCGGTAGTCCCCGAGCTCGCCGTCGACGGTGAGGCCCTGCTCGCGCAGCACCCGCTTGGTCTGCTCGAGCCGGTCGCTCGCCGCGGTCGCGGTGGCCTCCCAGACGTAGGCCGCGCCCTCCCGCTCGGCCTGCCCGGTGTCGACCGGGTTGGTCGGCACGACGACGTGGTAGCTGGCCTGGTCGCTGCCGGGCAGCTCGTGCAGGCTGCGGTGCAGCTCGTCGCCGGTCAGCGTGCGGTTGGCCAGCACGAGCACCCGGCGCGCGGGCTCGCCGTCCTTGGCCGCCCCGTGGCTGTCGTGGTCGTCACCCCGGTTCAGGCGCTCGAGCTCGTCGGCGCTGACCGACCCGCCGCGCCAGCGGGTCAGCAGGAACAGCCCGAGCACGACGCCCCACGACAGCAGGCTGAGCAGGATCTGCGAGCGGGTGTCGTCGCCGATCATCATCTGCACCAGCACGGCGACGATGCCGAGCCCGGCGGCGATGGTCAACCACGGGAACAGCCACATCTTGACCGTCAGGTCCTCGTCGCGGGTGCGGCGACGCAGCACGAACTGCGAGACCGCGATGAGCAGGTAGACGAAGAGGATCACCGCGCCCGAGGAGTTCAGCAGGAACGTGAAGACGGTGTCGGGTGAGACGTAGGCGGCGATGACCGACAGGAACCCGATGACGGTGGAGGCCAGGATCGCCAGCACCGGCACGCCGCGGGAGTTGGTCGTGATCAGCCGCATCGGGGCCTCGCGGCGCCCGGCGAGCACGAAGATCATGCGTGAGGCGGTGTAGAGCCCGGAGTTGAGGCAGCTCAGCACCGCGGTCAGCACGACCGCGTTCATGATGTGGTCGGCGTACGGGATGCCCATCTCGCCGAAGGCGGCCACGAACGGCGATCCGCCGTCCTCGTTGTCGTCCCACGGCACGATGCAGACCAGCAGGAAGACCGCGCCGACGTAGAACGTCAGCACGCGCACGATGACCGACTGGGTAGCGCGGGCGATCGCCTTCTCCGGGTCCTTGGACTCGGCGGCGGCCACGGTCGCGATCTCGGCGCCCACCATCGAGAAGACGACCACCACGATGCTGGAGAAGATCGCGCCGGCACCCGAGGGCAGGAAGCCGCCCTGCTCGGTGAGGTTGCTGAAGTCCATCCCCTGGCCGGGCCACAGGCCCAGCACGAAGGCGCCGCCGAGCACGAGGAAGGCGATGATGGCGGCGACCTTGATGCCGGCGAACCAGTACTCGAACTCGCCGTACGACGACACCGAGACCAGGTTGGTGGCCGTCATGAGGACCATGAGGCCCAACGACAGCAGCCAGAGCGGGGCGTCGATCCAGTACGTCAGGATCTCCGCGCCGGCGACGGCCTCGAAGCCGACGACGATCACCCAGAAGTACCAGTAGAGCCAGGCGACGCTGAAGCCCGCCCAGCCACCGAGCGCGCGGCGCGCGTAGTCGGCGAAGGACCCCGTCGAGGGGTTGGCCGTGGCCATCTCGCCCAGCATCCGCATCACCAGGATGATGAGCACCCCGGTGACGAGGTAGCTGAGGAACGCTCCCGGGCCGGTGTCGAGGATGACCGTGCTGGACCCGACGAAGAGGCCGGCGCCGATGACCCCGCCGATCGCGATCATCGTCAGGTGGCGCTGCTTGAGGCCCTTCTGCAGCTGGGCCCCGCCTCCTGGTCCGCCGCCCGAGCCGCCGCTCGTCGTACTCGTCGCTCCCGCTGCACCCGCCATGACGGACCTCCTGGGCCGGGGGCCAGGCCGCCCCCGTAGGCAGTCCGGTCCCGATCTCCCAGGCGTACCCCTCCCGCGCGCTGCTCTAAACCAGCCCGCGGTTTCACTGGGTACCTAGTGATTCCGGCGCTTCCCTGACGAAACTTCACTCGGGAAGCGCCGGTTTCACTAGGTACCCAGTGAAACCGGCAGGGGGTCCCGCCTCAGGCGAGGCGACGTACGGCGGCCACGAGGGTGTCGAGCTCGGTCTCGGTGTTGTAGTAGTGCACGGAGGCGCGGACCACCTCGGCGAGGCCTCGGGCACCCAGGTCGAGCCGGGCCGACGTGGCGCTGGTGACGGAGGTGTTGATGCCCTGGCCGCGCAACGTGCCGCCCACCTCGGTGGCGGCGCGGCCCTGGACGGTGAAGGTGACGATGCCGCCGAGCACCTCCCCCCGGTCGCGTACGACGACGCCGGGCACCTCTGCGAGCCGCTCGCGAAGAGCAGCGGCGAGGGCGCGCACCCGGTCCCACGTCCGCTCCGGGCCGAGGTCGGTGAGGTAGCGGGACGCCACGCCGAGGCCGAGCACGCCGGCGGTGCTGCGCTCCCAGGTCTCGAAGCGGCGGGCGTCCTCGCGCAGCTCGTAGGCGTCGTCGGCGACCCAGGTGGCGGCGTGGAGGTCGAGGAACGGCGGGCTCAGCCGCTCCATCGCCCGGTCGCTGAGGTGGAGCAGCCCGGTGCCGCGCGGGGCGCGGAGGTACTTCCGCCCGGTCGCGGCGAGCACGTCGCAGCCGATCCTCGTCACGTCGACCGGGAGCTGGCCGACCGACTGGCAGGCGTCGAGGACGTAGAACACGTCGTGCTCGCGGCACTGCGCCCCGACCGCCTCCGCCGGGTTCACCACCCCGTTGCTGGTCGGGACGTGCACCAGCGAGACCATCGCCGCGCCCCGGCGCAGCTCGCGCTCGAGCGCGTCGAGGGAGACCTGGCCGTGGTCGTCGTCCTCGACCAGGACGACCTCGACGCCGAGCCGGTCGCGCAGGTGCAGCAGGGAGATGGCGTTGCTGGCGTACTCCTGGCGCGAGACCAGCACCCGGTCCCCCGGCTCGAACGGGTAGCCGTAGACGGCGAGGTCCCACGAGCGGGTGGCGCTGTCGGTCAGCGCGACCTGACGGGTCTCGGCCCCCAGCAGGGCCGCCACCGCGGCGTACACGGCCTCGATCTCGTCGGCGACCTCCCACTGCGCCTCGTAGCCGCCGATCTCCGCCTCGCGCCGCAGGTGGCCCACCACGGTGTCGAGCACCTGGCGGGTGGGCAGCGCGCTCCCGGCGTTGTTGAGGTGCACCACCGTCTCGGTGCCGGGGGTGTCGGCACGGAGCCGGTCGAGGTCGGGGAGCAGGTCGTCAGGCATGGGCTCATGCCACCACACGGCACCCAGCCGGCACCCAGCCCGCACCCTCCCGGCACCCAGGCGCCTGCGGCACTATGGGCAGATGGCTGCCACCCGCGACGGAACGCTGAGCCGCGCCCGGCGTCGGTTCCGGCTGCCGAGCCGCGGCGAGTTCCTCTTCGCCCTGCGGCTGACGGTCGCCGCGGTGCTCAGCTACGTCGCCGCCACGCTGATCTTCCCCGAGGCCCAGCCGCTGCTGGCACCCCTGACCGCGATGCTCGTCGTCCAGGTCACCCCGGCGTCACTGCTGGCGCGGGGGCTGGACCGGGTGATCGCCGTCGTGGCCGGCGTGTCCATCGCGGTCGGCTTCGCGACGCTGGTGCCCCTGGAGTGGTGGACGCTCGGGCTGCTCATCCTGGTCGCGCTGTCGGTGGGCCAGATGCTCCGGCTCGAGGCGAACCTCATCGAGGTCGCCATCAGCGCGATGCTCGTGCTGGGGGTGGGCTCGCTGTCGGCCGGCTCGGCTGCCTGGGAGCGGATGACCGAGACGCTGGTGGGGGCGGCCGTCGCGGTGGCGGCCAACCTGCTGTTCCCGCCGAAGGTCGCCGTCGACGACGCCGGCGAGGCCGTGGACGACTTCGCCGACCGGGTGAGCGGCCTGCTGCAGCGGGCGGCCGAGGAGCTGACCGAGGCGGTGGCGCGCGGCCACGACCTGGCCAACCTCACCCCCCGGTGGCTGGACGAGGCGCGGAGCGTCACCCACGACTTCCCGGCCGTCGAGGCGGCCGTGCTCCACGCGGAGGAGGGCCGGCGGATGAACATGCGCGCCGCCTTCACCTCCGACGCGGGCCCCGGGCTGCGCCAGGGGCTCGAGGCGCTCGAGCATACCGCGGTGTCGGTGCGGTCGATGTTCCGGGCCGTCGACGACGCCGCGGCGGACTCCCGCGACGTCGACCGGGAGGTGCTGGACGACATCGCGCAGGGTCTCGCCCAGACCTTTACCGAGATGCACCAGGGCGTCGACGCCTTCGGCCAGCTGGTGCACGACGAAGCGACCCCGGGGCCGCGCGGTCGCGCCACCGACGTGCGCGCGGTCGCGGCGGCCCTGGAGGGCCTGCACGAGGCCCGCACCCGCCT
This DNA window, taken from Nocardioides sp. HDW12B, encodes the following:
- a CDS encoding FUSC family protein — encoded protein: MAATRDGTLSRARRRFRLPSRGEFLFALRLTVAAVLSYVAATLIFPEAQPLLAPLTAMLVVQVTPASLLARGLDRVIAVVAGVSIAVGFATLVPLEWWTLGLLILVALSVGQMLRLEANLIEVAISAMLVLGVGSLSAGSAAWERMTETLVGAAVAVAANLLFPPKVAVDDAGEAVDDFADRVSGLLQRAAEELTEAVARGHDLANLTPRWLDEARSVTHDFPAVEAAVLHAEEGRRMNMRAAFTSDAGPGLRQGLEALEHTAVSVRSMFRAVDDAAADSRDVDREVLDDIAQGLAQTFTEMHQGVDAFGQLVHDEATPGPRGRATDVRAVAAALEGLHEARTRLEEVLVTASVPELVELTAAVLATVRRLLQEMDLDERIRRQMRSARFAPRVRTGPAGRPRPGGPHRQAVPSTLATTPSGPGGPGGPGEPDPTGDPDAATELMPRIDVDATTQLMARIERDRLTGEPRLPDDPSREGPRPPD
- a CDS encoding MFS transporter, which gives rise to MSVAPPTAAPVAYGAPAGRWILLATVLGSSMAMLDGTIVNVALPAIGEDLDAGIGGLQWTVNGYTLTLAAFILLGGAAGDRFGRRRVFLVGVVGFALASLLCGLAPNVETLVAARALQGVAGALLTPGSLAILQASFSGPDRGRAIGAWSGLGGIAAAVGPFLGGWLVDVASWRWVFLLNVPVALAVVAVAVRHVPESRDPDSVPGTDVRGAALGVLFLSGLTFALVSWGERGLTAAPTWGALVLAVTAGAAFVRVERRAAHPMLPPDIFVSPLFRVTNVVTFVVYAALGGIFFLLVLTLQTAVGFGPVLAGASLLPITVIMLALSARAGELAERIGPRLPMTVGPALSAAGTLLLLRVDQDASYVADVLPGVTLFGLGLAATVAPLTTTVLAAAPDRHAGLASGVNNAVARTAGLLAVAALPVVVGLNAAYGDPAAEIAAFHRAALVCAGLLALGSVVAATRVRRSAASAGPDEPLPEPSPCRRHCAVEAPPWQPADEPVPTP
- a CDS encoding amidohydrolase, which codes for MIAFVNGSLFDGHHHRGRLTGAVLVDDGRIVAVDAPRADVPSGAEVVDLDGGLLGPGFVDAHVHAVQGGLERIRCDLSEDRTREDYLRRISAYAASHPDLPWILGGGWSMAAFENGAALAADLDAVVPDRPVYLLNRDHHGAWVNSLAMRTAGITDTSPDPAHGHFERDAQGRPSGTLHEGAMDLVQAIVPATTDEEYYRGLLEGQSYLHSLGVTGWQDAIVGAYGGIDDPGPTYAAAARNGDLTAFVVGALWWDRDVDESQIASLEERRRDFSHGRFRATSVKIMQDGILENGTAAVSAPYLDRCGHATTNTGHSFVDPAALRRYLPLLEEAGFQVHVHAIGDRGVAEALDAFATVSQQGPSPLRHHLAHLQLVAPDDVRRFAELGVTANMQALWACYDEQMTELTLPFLDPAAVPRQYPFAELHRAGAPLAMGSDWPVSTPDPLQAIHVAVNRWAYGEPGRAGSEPLLPEQALDLETAFAAYTSGSAWVNHREDEVGAVRPGLAADLVVLDRDPFTADVAEIGAARVVATYVEGRPVLGPRPRCAPAR
- a CDS encoding aminotransferase class V-fold PLP-dependent enzyme; translation: MPDDLLPDLDRLRADTPGTETVVHLNNAGSALPTRQVLDTVVGHLRREAEIGGYEAQWEVADEIEAVYAAVAALLGAETRQVALTDSATRSWDLAVYGYPFEPGDRVLVSRQEYASNAISLLHLRDRLGVEVVLVEDDDHGQVSLDALERELRRGAAMVSLVHVPTSNGVVNPAEAVGAQCREHDVFYVLDACQSVGQLPVDVTRIGCDVLAATGRKYLRAPRGTGLLHLSDRAMERLSPPFLDLHAATWVADDAYELREDARRFETWERSTAGVLGLGVASRYLTDLGPERTWDRVRALAAALRERLAEVPGVVVRDRGEVLGGIVTFTVQGRAATEVGGTLRGQGINTSVTSATSARLDLGARGLAEVVRASVHYYNTETELDTLVAAVRRLA
- a CDS encoding prolyl oligopeptidase family serine peptidase, coding for MSSDATDPTDRTTATHGAWPSPFSARDTVTAGTVRTTPVVGGRSVWWLEARPTDAGRLTLVRGEAGEAVDVSAAGCNVRTAFHEYGGGAVAVGGPDGGLALYVDFSDQRVHRVDVVSGEQGVEVGQPRPVTPDTGGQVRWSCFRVDAARGVAFCLREDQRDPSVEPVTSLVRIDLDGPNEDLGVVLVAGKRRPVDRGPEAGAEEGPDFVLDPTLSPDGRRIAWLQWDHPNMAWIGTWLWVASVDEAGDLHDARVVAGGVSESVEQPRWLSDDRVVFLSDRSGWSNFSAVQLAPLDAAGTAPAASSEPVVLAPEERDFGQPRWTPDQSSYDLLPDGRIVTTRFTDGFCSVCLLDPATGEVTEVPTDVTGVFDLRAVGEHHATCRATFTDRPSDVVTIDLRDGTTRSVSGQPEAPDPAWVSTPEAVSWTSLTELGGDGATAHGFLYPPTNPDAAAPDGELPPLIVTLHGGPTAAAPAAYTRARTFWTSRGFAVLDVNYAGSTGYGRAYRERLDGQWGVAEVADVASGARHLADQGRVDPAKVAITGGSAGGYTTLAALTFTDAFAAGASHFGISDLAALARDTHKLESRYLDGLVAPWPSGEDVYTARSPIHHVDRLATPLILLQGTEDKVVPPDQAELMFEAVRVKGLPVALVMFDGEGHGFRDPANQARALESELSFYGQVFGFTPAGDVPVVEVENLP
- a CDS encoding amino acid permease, giving the protein MAGAAGATSTTSGGSGGGPGGGAQLQKGLKQRHLTMIAIGGVIGAGLFVGSSTVILDTGPGAFLSYLVTGVLIILVMRMLGEMATANPSTGSFADYARRALGGWAGFSVAWLYWYFWVIVVGFEAVAGAEILTYWIDAPLWLLSLGLMVLMTATNLVSVSSYGEFEYWFAGIKVAAIIAFLVLGGAFVLGLWPGQGMDFSNLTEQGGFLPSGAGAIFSSIVVVVFSMVGAEIATVAAAESKDPEKAIARATQSVIVRVLTFYVGAVFLLVCIVPWDDNEDGGSPFVAAFGEMGIPYADHIMNAVVLTAVLSCLNSGLYTASRMIFVLAGRREAPMRLITTNSRGVPVLAILASTVIGFLSVIAAYVSPDTVFTFLLNSSGAVILFVYLLIAVSQFVLRRRTRDEDLTVKMWLFPWLTIAAGLGIVAVLVQMMIGDDTRSQILLSLLSWGVVLGLFLLTRWRGGSVSADELERLNRGDDHDSHGAAKDGEPARRVLVLANRTLTGDELHRSLHELPGSDQASYHVVVPTNPVDTGQAEREGAAYVWEATATAASDRLEQTKRVLREQGLTVDGELGDYRPLVALDAAVRSFQPDHIVISTHPEDVSTWLRHDVVSSARERYDVPVHHVVVSEPART
- the speB gene encoding agmatinase, whose amino-acid sequence is MTRYGQQFGPDFTFLGVDRCDLDEPATYADADVVILGAPFDGGTSHRPGARFGPQAIREQDYLPHDGSRPSLALRTDGLKDLRVVDAGDVEMYSGDIERSLPALEAAVEKVARAGAIPVVLGGDHSIAYPDAKGVANVLGHGRVSMIHFDAHADTGDIEFGSLWGHGQPMRRLIESGALRGDRFLQMGLRGYWPEPDTLDWMAGKTMRSYEMTEIVHRGFAECLTEAFAIATDECEGVFLSVDVDVCDPGHAPGTGTPEPGGLTARELLDAVRRICLELPVVGVDVVEVSPPYDHAGITAALANRVVLESLSAIARRRQDARDGTTWNPLQPLLEGRGTPGEGER